The Streptococcus pluranimalium genome contains a region encoding:
- the ylqF gene encoding ribosome biogenesis GTPase YlqF: MATIQWFPGHMSKARRQVQENLKHVDFVTILVDARLPLSSQNPMLTKIVGDKPKLLILNKADLADSTRTKEWRKHFESQGIKTLAINSKEQATVKLVTDAAKSLMSEKIEKLRDRGIQKETLRTMIIGIPNAGKSTLMNRLAGKKIAVVGNKPGVTKGQQWLKSNKELEILDTPGILWPKFEDDLVGLKLALTGAIKDQLLPMDEVTIFGLNFFKEHYPERLQERFKGMDLSEEAPEIIMGMTQKLGFRDDYDRFYNLFVKEVRDGRLGRYTLDLVEEVDGNH; this comes from the coding sequence ATGGCTACTATTCAATGGTTTCCTGGGCATATGTCCAAGGCTCGCCGTCAAGTTCAGGAGAATTTGAAGCACGTTGATTTTGTAACGATTTTGGTGGATGCTCGTCTGCCTTTGTCGAGTCAAAATCCCATGCTGACAAAAATCGTTGGTGACAAACCAAAATTACTGATTTTGAATAAGGCTGACCTAGCTGATAGCACGCGTACCAAAGAGTGGCGGAAGCACTTCGAATCTCAAGGGATTAAGACCTTGGCGATCAATTCTAAAGAGCAAGCAACGGTTAAATTAGTGACAGATGCTGCTAAGTCACTCATGTCTGAAAAGATTGAGAAATTGCGTGATCGTGGTATTCAAAAAGAGACTCTACGAACCATGATTATCGGGATTCCAAATGCTGGTAAATCAACACTTATGAACCGTTTAGCTGGTAAGAAAATTGCCGTTGTAGGGAATAAACCAGGTGTAACCAAGGGACAGCAGTGGCTCAAGTCCAATAAGGAGCTTGAAATCTTGGATACCCCAGGGATTTTATGGCCTAAGTTTGAAGATGACTTGGTTGGCTTAAAATTAGCCTTAACGGGTGCGATCAAGGATCAACTGTTGCCAATGGATGAAGTAACTATTTTCGGTCTTAATTTCTTTAAAGAACATTATCCTGAACGCCTACAAGAACGTTTTAAAGGAATGGATTTATCAGAAGAGGCCCCTGAAATCATTATGGGCATGACACAAAAACTTGGTTTCAGAGATGATTATGACCGTTTTTACAACCTCTTTGTTAAGGAAGTTCGTGACGGCCGTTTGGGTCGCTATACGTTAGATCTTGTTGAGGAAGTTGATGGCAACCATTAA
- a CDS encoding ribonuclease HII codes for MATIKEIKDRLAEIPTLEDHRWSLFAEDKRAGVQKAIIQRQKAIQAQLDEEARLETMLTYEKALYAQDYQLIAGIDEVGRGPLAGPVVAACVILPVNEKISGLNDSKKIPKSKHEEIYQQVTTKALAVGVGIMDNEVIDQVNIYEATKLAMVEAIKDASKRGIVPDYLLIDAMTLDLDIPQMSIIKGDANSLSIAAASIVAKVTRDKMMADFDKKFPGYGFAQNAGYGTKVHLEGLDKYGVTPIHRRSFEPIKSLVRGYDD; via the coding sequence ATGGCAACCATTAAAGAGATTAAAGACCGGTTAGCAGAGATTCCAACTTTGGAAGATCATCGATGGTCTCTTTTTGCTGAGGATAAGCGAGCTGGAGTGCAAAAAGCCATCATTCAGAGACAAAAAGCAATTCAAGCTCAGCTAGATGAAGAGGCTCGTTTGGAGACTATGCTAACTTATGAGAAAGCTCTATATGCTCAAGATTATCAGCTGATTGCAGGGATTGACGAAGTCGGCAGAGGACCTTTAGCTGGCCCAGTTGTAGCGGCCTGTGTGATTTTACCGGTTAATGAGAAAATTTCTGGGCTTAACGATTCTAAAAAAATTCCCAAGTCTAAGCATGAGGAAATTTACCAGCAAGTCACGACGAAGGCTCTGGCAGTTGGTGTTGGTATTATGGATAATGAGGTGATTGATCAGGTTAACATCTATGAAGCGACTAAATTGGCGATGGTTGAGGCTATCAAAGATGCATCTAAAAGGGGAATTGTGCCTGATTATCTCCTGATTGATGCCATGACACTAGACCTTGATATTCCTCAAATGTCTATCATTAAAGGGGATGCTAATTCCTTATCTATTGCAGCTGCTTCAATTGTTGCTAAGGTAACTCGGGATAAGATGATGGCTGATTTTGATAAAAAATTCCCTGGCTATGGTTTTGCTCAAAATGCAGGTTATGGAACAAAAGTCCACCTAGAAGGTTTGGATAAATACGGTGTCACACCCATTCATCGACGCAGTTTTGAGCCTATTAAATCTTTAGTAAGAGGATATGATGATTAG